The following coding sequences lie in one Lolium perenne isolate Kyuss_39 chromosome 2, Kyuss_2.0, whole genome shotgun sequence genomic window:
- the LOC127331247 gene encoding probable 2-oxoglutarate-dependent dioxygenase AOP1, translating to MEIKKIDLRGLKPGGPGWDDARDAVTASMVANSCVVVQHDGLNRDIRQALFGRAMPELFAFPVETKRRNVSNDVQYGGYIGQLPGMAGYESMSIEDVPDHGHISDFAKLFWPQGNPAFCETSAGFARDAIQLERTVTKMVLEGLGVRDKHALDSHHDRLRYTLRMAYYGSSPEDDAAKMSMPEHRDYVMTSMIVQHQVEGLEVQLKDGSWFSVPPEPDTCAIVAGSLFSVVTNGRVQACLHRVRTPSNRDRFSALLGCMPTKGSMVRAMDEFVDEGHPLMYHPCDPYEYVSFQYSEEGRKSKDALKSFCGVVKDEPAEAA from the exons ATGGAGATCAAAAAGATCGACCTCCGTGGGCTGAAGCCTGGCGGACCAGGTTGGGACGACGCTCGGGATGCGGTCACCGCGTCCATGGTGGCCAACAGCTGCGTCGTAGTCCAGCACGATGGGCTGAACAGGGACATCCGGCAGGCGCTGTTCGGGCGCGCCATGCCGGAGCTCTTCGCGTTCCCGGTGGAGACGAAGCGGCGCAACGTCTCCAACGATGTGCAGTACGGAGGGTACATCGGACAGCTGCCGGGGATGGCCGGCTACGAGAGCATGAGCATCGAGGACGTCCCCGACCACGGCCACATCAGCGACTTCGCCAAGCTCTTCTGGCCGCAGGGCAACCCCGCCTTCTG TGAAACATCTGCCGGATTCGCCAGAGATGCTATTCAGCTGGAGCGGACGGTGACGAAGATGGTGTTAGAAGGCCTCGGCGTCCGGGACAAGCACGCCCTCGACTCGCACCATGACCGGCTTCGCTACACCCTCCGGATGGCCTACTACGGAAGTTCCCCCGAAGACGACGCGGCCAAAATGTCCATGCCGGAGCACCGCGACTACGTCATGACCAGCATGATTGTGCAGCACCAAGTCGAGGGCCTGGAGGTGCAGTTAAAGGACGGCAGCTGGTTCTCCGTGCCTCCTGAGCCGGACACTTGCGCCATCGTCGCCGGCAGCCTATTCTCT GTGGTGACCAACGGACGGGTGCAGGCCTGCCTCCACCGCGTCAGGACGCCGAGCAACCGCGACCGCTTCTCCGCGCTGCTAGGCTGCATGCCCACCAAGGGCAGCATGGTGAGAGCGATGGACGAGTTCGTCGACGAAGGCCACCCTCTGATGTACCATCCCTGCGATCCTTACGAGTATGTCAGCTTCCAGTACTCGGAGGAAGGGCGCAAATCCAAAGACGCGCTCAAATCTTTCTGCGGAGTAGTTAAAGATGAGCCTGCTGAGGCAGCATGA